The Psychrobacter sp. 28M-43 genome segment TAGGATTAACTGCGACAGCGGTATCACCAAGAAGCGTTTCAGGACGCGTGGTGGCTACGACTAGATAGTTTTTACCATCTTGAGTCGTTAGGTCTGTATCGGTGAAATGATAGCGAAAATGCCATAGACTACCTTTTTCGTCGTGGTTTTCTACTTCTAAATCAGATAGCGCGGTTTGGAACTTTGGATCCCAGTTGACTAGACGCTTACCACGATAAATTAAACCATCGTCGAACAGGCGTACGAACACTTCTTTTACTGCGTTAGACAGACCATCATCCATGGTAAAGCGCTCACGCGACCAGTCAACTGAGCTGCCCAAACGGCGAATTTGGCTGGTGATATTGCCGCCCGACTCTTCTTTCCATTCCCATACTTTATCGATAAAGTCTGCACGCGTCATATCACGGCGCTTGATACCTTGCGCTTCCAGACGACGCTCAACAACCATCTGGGTCGCGATACCCGCATGATCCGTACCTGGTTGCCACAGCGTATTATCGCCGTCCATGCGGTGATAACGGGTAAGCGCATCCATAATAGCGTTGTTAAAACCGTGACCCATATGTAGCGAGCCAGTGACGTTTGGCGGTGGCAGCGCGATAGAAAACGACTCGTCTTTGTCAAAAGTCGGCTGAAAATAGCCGCTTTCTTCCCAACCTTGATACATACCTGCTTCGACTTCCGCAGGATTATAGGCGCTCTCTAATTGGCTTAGCGCCGCTTGGATCGACTGGGTCAGGTTGGTTTTCGCATTGCTATCAATGCTGGTATCGGTATTAGGATTGCTCATAATAGGGTGATCTTATTGTTGATAATGAATGTGGTCAAAATGAGATAGCGCAAAACGCTATAAAAACAGGAAAAATAGTTGATAGTGTGATTTTAACGCAGATAGGCAGATTTTGTTAGATGGTAAGGCAATTTATAAAGCCTGAAGGCGATTTATTACTCAAATTGTTAATCAATTAACAACAGCAATCCGAAGAATGGGAAATATAATAGAGATTACTTATGCAGCAAAATCATTAGCCTATAACCAGCGAGCCAACCGTGTCCCAAGATACCGAATATGACCATGATTCTCAGGCTAATCTATCAGACAGCGAGCGTCTGAGCGTGAACACCACCCCTCCTATGCCTAAAGATAATCATACGCTAGAAGAAAACAGCGATTCTTCTAAAGACATTGAGGTAAATAAGGACGCAGACGAACCTATCAAAGCCACCGAAGACCTAGAAAACGATGACCTGCCAGAAGAAATCAGCGACGAAGACAAAGAAACCATCAAAAAGGTCGCCAGTGATGACAATCTAAGCCAAGCGAAAAGCTACGCCAGTATCTTAGTCGAGCAAGTTATCCACGCAAAAGAAACCTTTGAGCGTTCACTTGGCTCGCTATTTACCAGCGCCTTTACAGCTGGGCTAGAGATTGGCATCAGCTTTTTTATGATTTTATCAGCGTTTGCCTTGCTCAATGACGTGATACCAAGTCGCTATGCCATGGTGCTGTCGTCACTGCTGTATCCAATCGGCTTTATTATCGTGGTGATTGGTCAGTCGCTATTATTTACGGAGCAGACATCCCTCTTGAGCTTGCCTGTCTTAAATAAAATTGAGCCGCTGCACAAACTTCTGCGGCTATGGGGCATCGTCATCGCTGGTAATATCGTTGGCGGCTGTATCTTTGCAGCATTAATGATCGGTCTGGGACTGCATATGCATCTGTTTACAGACCACGCTATCGATGTCTATGCCGAGCACATCCTAGGTTTTGAGTGGTGGGTTATCTTTGGCAGCGCCGTGCTAGCAGGCTGGATGATGGGCGTGGCCGCATGGCTAGTGACCTCTGCACGAGATACACTTAGCCGTATCGTACTGGTGACGCTTATCACTGGTAGTATTGGGTTTTTAGGCTTGCATCATAGTATCGTGGGCAATATCGAGGTATTTTCAGCGCTGCTGTATGGCAATACCGTCAGTCTCTGGCGATACTTGGTATTTTTAGTCGTGGTACTGGTGGGCAATACGGTAGGCGGTGTGGTGTTCGTCGCGGTACTCAAAAACCGTACGTTCTTATTTGAAATTGAAAAAGTAAAAGAGCAAGCTGCCGAGGCAAGAGCGAAAATGGACAGACGAAGATTCTAAGCTTGAGCCAAACTGATTTGAGCTAAAACTGATTTGAGCTAAACTGATTTGAGTTAAAACGAGCATTAAACGCAAAAGCCCATAACACGCTTCATTATACAAAGCGGATTACGGGCTTTTTTTACTAAACCATACACTGTTGATTTTTTACCAATACTGTCTCAACTGGCGCAACAATGCGTTACTACGGTTATCTTAAACCTCTTACATTCTACGTGCTGCCAATACACTGCTTTCTATCTCTGTTCTTTTTGCTTTATTGTGCTGGGCAGTAAATACTCTGACCATGATACCAGCGGTCAAGAACATGATTAGCGTATAGATAGCTGGCGTCATCGACATCTTATAGTTAGCCAATAGCGTCAGTGCCATAAACATTGAAAGCGTACTGTTTTGTAGGCCGACTTCCATAGTAATCGAGCGTCTTTGCGCAGGATTTAGACCGAACCATTTACTGGTGTAATAACCAAGTGCCATCGTCGAGACGTTCAGTATCAATGCCACAGGGCCAGTAGCGATTAATGCTTCAACGATAATGTCTCGTTGCACATAGCTTAAGAAAAGTACCAAGAAGCTCAAAAATATCACGCCAAAACGAGATACCATCACCTGTCCTTTATCTGCCGCGTTAGGGGCATAGCGTTTGATCAACATACCAATACTGACGGGTAAGATAGTCAGAGCAATTAGGCTGATCATGGTCTTGACCACTGGCAACTGAAACTCACTACCTGCACCCATAAAGTACACGAGCGAAAAACTGAGGACGATAGGAATGGTAAATACGGTAATAACACTGGCAATAGCGGTCATGGTGACCGAAAGTGCGACGTCACCTTTGGCTAAATAGGTAAATAGATTTGATGTCGTGCCACCAGGACACAGTACCAGCAACATGACTCCAACGGCATACTCTGGCTCGAGAGACATAGTGGTTGCCAAAGCAAAACCTACCAATGGTAAAAATATTAACTGGTTGGTCAAGCCTATAGCGACTGCTTTAGGGTATTTGACGACTCTCTTAAAGTCATTGGTAACTAAGGACAATCCCATTCCCATCATAATCAAAAAGATACTAATGGGAATGACTTTTGCATTTATAAACGTGACTAACTCAACACCTTCCATAACTACATCCTTGTAGATAGAGCCCTTACACGGGCAGGTTTATGACAACCTCGTCATGCTCAATCAGCCAATCCTGCTGATATCTTGGGTAAAAGCCACCGACGTTGTCAGCTCTTTATATGATACTTTTCCATACAGTCGTGTTTTTTAAACCGACAATTTTTGATAAAACTGGTTACTACGAACCGAAATAATAACGGAACGACAAAATTCAGTATATCGTTGTAAAAGTGTATGGTTTTGATTTTTCTGACTACTCATCAGTCAATTATAGGTTTTTACACTTGAAAATAAACTAGAAATGATTTAAGCGGGAATGTTGTGATTTATAGCAGATGTAGAGTGAATATGGTCGATACTGATAACAGCTGTACCGTAGGCGATGGCTTCGACCATACTGCCTAATTGGTTGACATTGGTTACCTCAAGACGTAACCCGTAGATATGCGTGTAGCCTTTGGCTTTTGCCTCAGTCCGCATACGAACAATGGCTTCGCGGCGGGCACGATCTAGCAAAGTCTCATAGGTGGTTAAGTTTTTGCCAAAGACACTTAATACGCGAGCGATGATCATTTTGAAGTAGTCTTGAGCGATGACGACACTACCCAGCACCAGCTCACCTTCACTACCCGCCGCTAACTTGGGACGGTATAAGCGTTCGCTTGAGACAGTAATATCGCCCAATGCTTGCTCTGCTACGCTTAGCTGTGCTAAATGCTGACGCTCATGGCGTGACCCGAAGAACCAGCCAGCCGCGAATAAGAAGACAAACGGCCCATAGTTGATGAGCACTTGCGTGAGTGAATCATTCATAGCACGTTTCTCATCATAAAAAGCATCGGTGCTTTTAACATTATAGGATTTAGTATTGTAGCTTTTAGTATTGTAGGATTAACCAAAAGGATTGAAACGCGGTAAATCATCGGGTGCGACTTGGGTCTGAGTATTTGTGTTTTGACTAGAATGATTATAACCATCGCTTGGCGGGTTTTGATACTGCTGCTGTGATATCGGCGCAACCTTGACCGCCGTACCATAGACAAACAGCTCTGACGCACCTTGGGCGATGCTAGAAGTTGAAAAACGTAGACCGACCACCGCATCAGCACCTAACGCCTCTGCTTTGACAATCATGCGATCGATTGCTTCTTGGCGTGACTCTTCTAATAGCTCGGTATAAGCCGTCAGCTCGCCGCCAACGATGTTTTTTAACCCAGCAAACAAATCTTTACCGACGTGCTTTGAACGCACGGTACTACCGTACACCACGTCTAGGCGTTCAGTGATTTGATAGTTAGGTAGGTGTTCAAGATTAGAGAGTTGCACAGTCATAGTATGACCTTATCGGTGACTAATAAAATACAGGGTAAATCAAAGCACTGTAATACAGCATAGGCAAAATAGAAACAGCACTGCTAATAGCGCTGTTTCTTAGCATCATTAATCGTTGGTATGAAATAGTAAGAATAATTCAGTCAAATTACCTTCGATGCTATTGGCCATTTGTACCATTTTGTCTTCGTCTTTACGCATTTCAGACAGCTCTGGATCTTCATCATCGATACCGCTTAGTACGATCATTGGCAAGGTCAATACTGCGACGTCTTCTGCGGTCTCTTGATCTTCAAACCAATCGCTTGCTTCGTCACCATACATGGCATCGACAAAACCGATTGACCAAGCAACGATGTCTGACTCGTCAGAGAAATCAACCGCCACTTCTTCGTTACCAGCATCTTCACCAAATGGTAATTCAATAGGCGTCTCGTTTTTTAGCTCAGCCATGATTGAATCGCGCCAGCGTTTGATGCCATCGATAACGTTGTCTGGAATCTCACTTACGTGACCTTCGAACAGGGCATCCATCCAGTTAGGCAATGGACGACCGATAACCGTCGCTGTCAAAAAACCATGCGCTGCGACACTATCTAGCACAAACTGGCTTTCTTGATTGTCCAAATAGTCTAGTAATTCATCAAAACTTAGTTGGTTACTCATAATTTGGTTTTCCTTAGCAGATAGATGTCATCAATCGCAGTGGGCGATCGGTTAAATAAAAGAGGACGAGTACTTAAGTAGAGACTAAAGGCTGCTTGATTGATCAAACTCAAGCAACCTCTATCAGGTAAGTATTATCGAGATGAACTGGTTGCGAGCAACCTAGAAAATTAGAAAACAGCAGGCAACCAGTTTGATTGGTTAAATGATTTTAGTCATTAAAATAGCCACTGCCGTTAAAGTAGTTACCGTCATTAAAGTAGCTACTAGAGCACTTTAGTCCACTGAAACGACTGATGCCGATAAATTAAAAATCGTCATCATCCCAATCATCGCCGTCTTCATCGAAGTTGTCTATGTCGTCTAGATCGTCTTTTAACTCTTTAGCCAAACGCTTTTCTTCTAGCAAATTATCGATTAGCCGACGTTTTTCAAGACTACTTAAACGTGTACGTACGCTCGTCTCAGCTTCTTCAACCATCTTTGCATCATCATCGTCGACAAAATCATCATCAAAATCGTCGTCAATATCAGCGTCACTCATGACAAACTCCTATCATTTTTAGGCAAGGGTATTAAGAATACATCAATATATATATGCCTTATAAAGTCTCTATTGAATGTTGTCAATCCTTTTTCGCAATATGGTACATTTCATCTCTACGATTAAGATAGTCTAGTAGGCTATATAACAGACAATTGTAATATAAATGACCAAATACAGTCGGCATTAAATGTGCAGATCGTCCTCATCTTCAATCATAAGAACTGCGTTGCGCACATCAGCCAAACGCTGAATCAAGGAGTCGTTAGCACCATCAAATATCGCACACTCGCGCTCATAGACAGTGGTTGGGCGCATGATGTTATGTACTTGTACGTGATTGCTGATTTGCTTGAGACCAGCATTTGGCAATAGTATCAATAGCTGCTCTTTTTTGCCGATACTCTGGAGCAAGTGAGTCATTGGCTCTGACTGCGCCTCATCACTCACGCCCGCTTTCGCTGGCAAAGCAAAGCGCGACAGCTCAATATGCTTGTCGTGGATAATTTTGTTGAGCATTAAGTATAGCTTGGCAAGCATCACGCCTGCGAGTGCCACTTTTGCATGACTATTATCAGCCTTTAGTACCACACTTGCGCCATTGTCTTCGAAGTGCGCTTCATTCATCGCACTCACGCCCAGTAGCAATGGTTGTCTTAGCAACTCAGTCACGGCTTGATTGAGCAGCTGGGTGCAGAGTGATAGATAAGGCAGACGCTGCGCAGGTGCAAGGCGTTCAAGCATATTGAACTCATCATGGAATACGACTTGAACTTTGACGCTATCAACAGACCGTGTGGCAGATAGCTTAGACGTATAACTGGCAGCTTGAGAAGTGACACCGTCTGTATCTGCTATCTCGCTTTCGCTACCTTCACTCGCACTCGCTAGATTGTCAGTATCGCTACCTGCCTCTTGGTTTTGCTGGGTTCTAAGGTACTCGTTCACTTCATTATGTACATTAAACTTGCGGGCATTAGTCACCTCGTCATCTGCTGCGTTTGCAGTATTATCCGTCGCTACTTGACTGTCTGCTAAATGAGACGCTGATTGACCCGTTGACTGGCGCTCAAGTTCACGGTCGTAGCCGCGTTGATCGACTGGTCTATATTGGTCACGATACAGCTCTTGGATATCTCGACTTAACGCATTGATTTGCTCTTTGGTCGGACGAGCGAGGTAACCATAAATCAACCAAAGCAGTAAATGCAGCAGCATAGTACCGATGACAAACGGCCATTGCATGGCGATAATTTCGCCTTTACTGACGTCTTTCAAAGTCAATGCAACGCTACCAATAACTGCATCGCCATTGGTGGCGATTTGACGAATGGTGTCACCTTGCTGCATCGGCGCATTGCCTACTGGCACCAAGATATCATCGTTGTTGTCTTTAATCAGTATCCGTGTGACGTCTTGCTCGCTGGTATAGCGGTTGGCAATAACGCTTAAACTCACACGGTCTTTATTTTCTAAAGACAACCTTGCTTCATCAATCAGCTGGGCGACCATCTGCTCGCCTTTTAACGCACGACTATTGCTCAGCTGTTGGTCAGTACTAATGACCAATAACAGCGTCTGCAAACAAAAACTAACCAGAAGAATAATGGCAAACAACCCTTGCCGCGGCGCTAAATACGTCATGATATGTTAAACTTTTTTGGAGAGAAGAAATTAAAAAACGAGGCTACTGCTCATTTTTTGGCTAATTTTTAAACAATTGTGATGTGCGCCAACTGTGCTGCGCACATAGTTGTAAAGCGATACAGATTATTAACGACTATCGACAGCACTATTACATCTAAGACACTGTTGTATCTAAAGCACTACTGATGACATCATTACTATGACTACCGTTAATACAGTTGCCAACGTTACTACCTTTTGCCTTGCTATCTTTTGCGAAGGCGTCGTTAATAAGAAAGCATCGTCAAGCAACAGCCAGCTTATCTCATCTACTATATCACCATAATAAGCCTTATAGCGTGAGCGCTTTATAAATTTATCATAATAACTTTACTGCATTTTCTACGGCATCTTACGCCATAAAATCTGTTCTTTAGCATCATTGTTACTTTGCGCGTCATCTATAGGCGCTGCCCAGTAAAACTGTTATTATTCCTAATCTTATATGAGCATACAAGGGACAATTGAGCCATGCCAAAAAATACATCTTATTCGTTACCAAAAGACAGCAAAGCATGGCAACAAGCCGTTGATTCTATTGCGGCATTATTACCCGAAGATACCAATTTGCAAGACTTTGATGCGCTACAGTCGCTACCTGTTTTTGCGCTCATCGTAGTACTGCCGACTCAGGTATCTGCGTTAGATATTCATCAATACGTTCAGTCGTGGGTCGATGAACAGCCAAGCTGGCATCTAGTGACCGTTGCCGAAGATACTGACGCTAGCTTCGTCAATATCACAGTATCTGATACCGAGCCTACAGCAGCGGACGCACAGCGCCTACCCTTTACCCATACTCAGGTCTACCGTTATCTGCTAGTGCCAGTCACTGACACACTAATGCACCCTGGCAAAAAAACCGCAGCCGCTCACATCATTGATGATCAGCTGACCGCTCGCTTGCGTCGTGACCTAACTGAAGAATACAACAATACACGCAGTGCAGATAGCACAGGCAACATAAACGTCGTGGACTGTCATATCCTGTCTGTCGGTCATATGCTACGGACGCACAAACTTGCCTGCTTTGACATGGACTCGACCTTGATCGAGCAAGAAGTCATCGTAGAGCTAGCAAAAACGGCTGGGATTGGCGAAGAAGTTGAAGCCATCACTGAAGCAGCAATGCGTGGTGAAATTGATTTTGATGAATCATTTGCTCAGCGTGTGGCCTTACTAAAAGGCACCTCTACTGACGTGCTGGATGATATCTGTAGCCGATTAACATTATCGACTGGTGCGCGCACAACGATTAGTGCGCTAAAAGCACTGGGCTATCATACGGTGCTGGTCTCGGGCGGCTTTACTTATTTTGCCCGTTATATCGCTGAGCAATTGGGTATCGATGAAGTGCATGCCAATGCTCTAGATATCGAGGAAGGTGAAGTCACTGGTCATGTACAGTGGCCTATTGTCAACGGTGCCAAAAAAGCCGCTATCGTTGAGCATACTGCTGAGCGCTTAGGCATTGAGATGTCACAAGTGGTCTGTGTCGGTGACGGTGCTAATGATTTACCGATGATGGCATTAGCCGATCTGGGTGTGGCCTATCATGCCAAACCAATCGTTCAAGCACGTGCTGATGCCGCTATCAACGTGACAGGGCTTGAAGGTACTTTGTACGCTCTTGGCTATCCTGCACTGGCGCCTACTGAGTAATTGTAGGACGCTTTATACCATTTAATAAGCTAGGTTAATGTTTTGTCATTAATCTGGCTTTTATGCTTTAGAGCGTGGCCTAAACAAGAAAAGTAGCGTAGATAGTACCGATATATTAACCAGCTATTTGACGATATCTGGTAAAATTTGGCCATTTTTAGTTCAGTTAAACGACTATCAAATGAATTGCAGACATGCCTTAGTACGTGATGATAATTAATAAAATCTGCTATGCACACTGATGTTTAGCTAACGCCTGTTTTCATCTAATGCTTACTTTTAGATAACACTTATTTTTAAATGATAAAGGAATGCCCATGACGGCACCACAATCTCCACGGCCAATTCAGCCGTCAGCGCCAACACCATTAGAGCAAGATAAGGTACCTTTACGTACCGATAGCCCTAAGCAGCTGGTAGGTATCTATGTTAGAGGTATGGCCATGGGAGCAGCTGATATTGTGCCTGGCGTCTCTGGCGGCACTATTGCGCTGATTGCAGGGATTTACGAGCGCTTGATTAACGCACTTGGCAGCATCGGCCCCAATCTTTGGACGATATTTCGTCAGGAAGGTGGCATCAAAGGATTCGCGGCAATTTGGCGACAAGTAGACGCGACATTTCTATTGTGTTTG includes the following:
- a CDS encoding YbjQ family protein gives rise to the protein MNDSLTQVLINYGPFVFLFAAGWFFGSRHERQHLAQLSVAEQALGDITVSSERLYRPKLAAGSEGELVLGSVVIAQDYFKMIIARVLSVFGKNLTTYETLLDRARREAIVRMRTEAKAKGYTHIYGLRLEVTNVNQLGSMVEAIAYGTAVISIDHIHSTSAINHNIPA
- a CDS encoding YbjQ family protein, translated to MTVQLSNLEHLPNYQITERLDVVYGSTVRSKHVGKDLFAGLKNIVGGELTAYTELLEESRQEAIDRMIVKAEALGADAVVGLRFSTSSIAQGASELFVYGTAVKVAPISQQQYQNPPSDGYNHSSQNTNTQTQVAPDDLPRFNPFG
- the serB gene encoding phosphoserine phosphatase SerB, whose amino-acid sequence is MPKNTSYSLPKDSKAWQQAVDSIAALLPEDTNLQDFDALQSLPVFALIVVLPTQVSALDIHQYVQSWVDEQPSWHLVTVAEDTDASFVNITVSDTEPTAADAQRLPFTHTQVYRYLLVPVTDTLMHPGKKTAAAHIIDDQLTARLRRDLTEEYNNTRSADSTGNINVVDCHILSVGHMLRTHKLACFDMDSTLIEQEVIVELAKTAGIGEEVEAITEAAMRGEIDFDESFAQRVALLKGTSTDVLDDICSRLTLSTGARTTISALKALGYHTVLVSGGFTYFARYIAEQLGIDEVHANALDIEEGEVTGHVQWPIVNGAKKAAIVEHTAERLGIEMSQVVCVGDGANDLPMMALADLGVAYHAKPIVQARADAAINVTGLEGTLYALGYPALAPTE
- a CDS encoding UPF0149 family protein, which codes for MSNQLSFDELLDYLDNQESQFVLDSVAAHGFLTATVIGRPLPNWMDALFEGHVSEIPDNVIDGIKRWRDSIMAELKNETPIELPFGEDAGNEEVAVDFSDESDIVAWSIGFVDAMYGDEASDWFEDQETAEDVAVLTLPMIVLSGIDDEDPELSEMRKDEDKMVQMANSIEGNLTELFLLFHTND
- a CDS encoding PA3496 family putative envelope integrity protein; its protein translation is MSDADIDDDFDDDFVDDDDAKMVEEAETSVRTRLSSLEKRRLIDNLLEEKRLAKELKDDLDDIDNFDEDGDDWDDDDF
- a CDS encoding bile acid:sodium symporter family protein; its protein translation is MEGVELVTFINAKVIPISIFLIMMGMGLSLVTNDFKRVVKYPKAVAIGLTNQLIFLPLVGFALATTMSLEPEYAVGVMLLVLCPGGTTSNLFTYLAKGDVALSVTMTAIASVITVFTIPIVLSFSLVYFMGAGSEFQLPVVKTMISLIALTILPVSIGMLIKRYAPNAADKGQVMVSRFGVIFLSFLVLFLSYVQRDIIVEALIATGPVALILNVSTMALGYYTSKWFGLNPAQRRSITMEVGLQNSTLSMFMALTLLANYKMSMTPAIYTLIMFLTAGIMVRVFTAQHNKAKRTEIESSVLAARRM
- a CDS encoding formate/nitrite transporter family protein, with protein sequence MSQDTEYDHDSQANLSDSERLSVNTTPPMPKDNHTLEENSDSSKDIEVNKDADEPIKATEDLENDDLPEEISDEDKETIKKVASDDNLSQAKSYASILVEQVIHAKETFERSLGSLFTSAFTAGLEIGISFFMILSAFALLNDVIPSRYAMVLSSLLYPIGFIIVVIGQSLLFTEQTSLLSLPVLNKIEPLHKLLRLWGIVIAGNIVGGCIFAALMIGLGLHMHLFTDHAIDVYAEHILGFEWWVIFGSAVLAGWMMGVAAWLVTSARDTLSRIVLVTLITGSIGFLGLHHSIVGNIEVFSALLYGNTVSLWRYLVFLVVVLVGNTVGGVVFVAVLKNRTFLFEIEKVKEQAAEARAKMDRRRF